TTATGATGAGTGCTCTGTTCAGTTTTGTTTCGCTTTATGCGTATACCATGAGTGAACCATTCATTCTTCCGTTTGTTTTCCTGTTTCTTTATACCGCCTCACAGATCATTACCGGAAAGCTTGAAAAAGGAAAAGCTGTTTTTTATCTCTCTCTTTCATTAATTGCTCTTTACAACATCCGATACAGTGCCCTGTTTTTTATAGCCGGAACCGGTCTTTTCGGACTATTGTCCCTGAAAAAGAAATATAGCCCGGCATTTATATTATCAGGATTCATCGGTTTAGCATTTGTAATAGCTTACAAATTCCTGTTTATCGATTATTTTAATCAGAATTATGTTAAAACCTTTCTGGAAGTAGGACTCTATCCTACTTCTAAATTACTAAGAGAACTTTTCCAGGGGCTTGCTACTTCCTTTAACCCTTTTATTCATATTGCTGATCCGGGTGGAGGCAAAATCAATTATGCTATTTATGGTATCGGAGGTTTAAATATCGTTTTACTGATCTATCTTTTAATAAATAAAAAGTTGTCAGAAACAGAACAGTTCTTTGTAACCATCAGTGTTACGGGAGTTGTATGCTCTTACTTTATCCAGTATTTTTATTCTGTGAATGCAATGGATTACAGAATCATAGGACCATTTCTTGTTCCGCTGTGGCTGGTCTATTTCAACAGGCTATTTGCAATTTTCGGGATGAGAACCTATCTCATCAGCATACTGAGTATCATGACCGGAATGACTTTTACCTGGCTGTCCAAAGGAAATTATCTGGAAAACAGAAAAGCAGTTTCAGAATTTCTGGAAAATGAAAAACTGGATAAGGTTCCTTTACAGTTCTATGTTACGAAAAATGAAGAAGACATGAATAAAATGAAAACAGCAGAACTTGTCAGTACGGTAAATTCCAATGTCACACTCACTTATAAACCTCAGGATACGGTTCGTAAAACTACCTTGACATGGTATAAAGTTTTACAAAAAATTAAAATCGACAAGAATAAATATCAATAATTTTATTATCTTTGATTAAAGTTAAAACATTAAAAAAATGAAATTACCAAAGTTTTTATTAGCAGATAATTCGGAATTTCCTGAAGATCTATTCGTAGTACACACAGAATATCCAAGATTTATCTTAAACGTTGAGGAAGAAGAGGTTGAGTGGTTAGATGATCTTGAAGGTGATGATGAAGAAACAATGGCGGATGAAGCTACTAAAGTGGTAGAAGCGGCATTTAAATGGTGCGATGAAGAGTTGGCTAAGTACGACGAAGAAGAGGAAGATTAATAACAATCTAAACATAAAAAAGGAACTCAAATTGAGTTCCTTTTATTTTTTATTCTGTTTTGTTGAACTTCAACAATAAAAGATTGTCTTTGTAAAGCTCTAAGGTATTCCCGGAAATCACATATTTATTGGCTTTCCCTACCATATCCATAAAATTCTGTTCCACACTCATGCTGTTGCACATCATTTTGGTAGATCCTAACTGCCCTGCAGAGAAAGTACCTGTAGAAGATTCTATTTTAGCCGTTCCGAAATAATTATTGCATCCTGCATTACCATTGATCTTTTCTCCTTCAAAATTCAGGGTAGGAATTTTTCCTTTTACGTTATCTGCAAGGGTCCATTTTGTATTTTCTAATGAAGGTTGCGCTTTTCCTACTTTTGAAGCAGAAGCACTTGTTGCTGCACCACACGACGCCAAAACTGCTGCCGCACATATACTTAAAAAAAGATTTTTCATTTTTTTCTTTTAGAATTAATCAAATTTACGGATTTTATATTATCTAAACGGTTTGCGAGAAATTTTATTACTTTTTTAAGAGGTTTATTTTACTATTTCTTCCAATGATTTTATTAAAAATTTATTCTGATCTGCCACGGATGCACGAATGAATTTTGGATAGTTTTTTATTCGCTCGCTGATTTTGCAGATGGCGCAGATTTTTGGGAATTGTTTTTATTGGGTTTGCGCAAAAACGCTATTTTTTTTTGCCAACTTCCTGGGTACATAAGGCGCAACGATTTTATCTGCGATAAAATTTTATGCTGGAGAACTTGCTGAAAATCTTTGATTTTTCTTGCGCCTTAAAAACATCAGCATAGTCAAAAAACCTTGCGCCATTGCGTTTTCCAACTAAAAAAATGCAGTTTGGATTTTATAATAAGAATTTTATATAACAAAAAAAACGGACTAAAAAGTCCGTTTTATAAGTATATTATTCTATTGAATTAAGATCTTAATTCTGCATTGTATTCTTTCTGGAATGCTTTGATTAAAGAATCCATTACTTCTGAAATTTCTTTTTCTTCCAGTGTTTTTTCTTCATTCAGAAGCTCAAAGCTCATCGCATAAGATTTCTTTCCTTCCGGAAGATTTTTCCCTTCATATACATCAAATAAGTTGATGTTTTTAATGAATGGGGATTTATTTTTCTTTGCAGTCTGGTAAAGATCCTGATAGTTTACATTCTTATCAATCAATAATGCAAGGTCTCTTCTGATCTTGTTGAATTTAGGAATATCCTTAAATTTCAGGGTATTCTTAGAGCGTAATTCCTGAGCCAGTTCCAGTTCTATTTCAGCATAGAAGCATTCCTGGTCAACATCAGCATCTTTCAGCAATGTAGGAGCTACTTTACCAATTCTTACCAACGTTTTTCCGTTCACTTCATAAGCTAAGGCGTCAGAGAATCTTTCATCAGATAAAGCCGTTTCTTTATAATCAACCATTAGTTTTTCCAATAAAACTTTAACGTAAGCTTTAAGGTTATAGAAACTTACCACAGATTTTGGCAGCAGCCAGTTTTCTGCAGCATCTCTTCCGGAAACAAGAATGGCCAGCTGTTTTCTTTCTTCATATTTATCTCTCTTGTGGTAAATTTTACCCAGTTCAAAGAACTTAATGTCCTGATTTTTTCTGTTGATATTGTAAACAGCATTCTGAAGAAGCCCTTCCAATAAAGATTTTCTCATAAATGCAAGATCACCGCTCAATGGGTTTAACAGCTTCACGGCATCTGTTTCATCTTTCACAGAGGTCAGAGAATTGTTCATCACTTCATTGAAACCTAATCCCTGTAATGTTCTTGCCCAGCTGTTTTCCAGTTCATCCTGGTCATTTGCATTTAATTTTACAGGAGTAAAGGAGATCTTCTGTGGAGCATCAATTTTGTTGTATCCGTAAATTCTAAGAATCTCTTCAATAACGTCGATTTCTCTTGTTACATCTGCTCTATAAGCCGGTACAGAGATTTCAAGACCGTTCTGAATTTCGTTCAGTACCTGAATCTCAAGGGCTTTTAAAATTTCTTTTACTTTCTCTCTGTGAATTTTTGTTCCTAAAATCTGTTCAATCTTAGAGAATCTGATGATCACATAGCTGTCTTCAATTTTCTTTGGATATTCTTCTAACAGTTCTCCTACAAATTTTCCTCCTGCAATTTCCTGGATCATTTTAATGGCATGGGTAATTGCTGTTCTGGTAATATTAGGATCAACTCCTCTTTCAAACCTGAAAGAAGCATCTGTATTCAGTCCGTGGAATTTTGCTCCTTTTCTTACCGCTACCGGATTGAAATAAGCACTTTCCAGGAATATGGTTTTTGTAGCATCAGAAACCCCGGATTCTGCCCCGCCGAACACTCCTGCAATACACATCGGGTTATCTTTACCGTCTTTGATCATGATCTCGGAACCGTTCAAGGTTCTTTCTGTTCCGTCAAGAGTTTTGAATTTTGTTCCTTCTTTTACCACCCCTACTTTTACTTTTTTATCTGCAATCTTATCTGCATCAAAAGCATGAAGCGGCTGTCCATAGCCGTGAAGGATATAGTTGGTGATGTCTACAATATTGTTAATCGGGCTTAATCCGATAGCTTTCAGTCTGTCTTTTAACCAAGCCGGAGAATCTGCTACTTTTACCTCTTCAATAACGGCTCCGATATATCTTGGGCAAAGCGCAGTATCTTCTACCTCCAGAGTAAATTCGTGGGTACCTTCACCGTTTAAAACGACAGAGGAAACTTTCTCAAACGTTGACTTCTGCTGATTAGTGGAAAGAAAAGCGTACAGGTCTCTTGCCACACCGTAATGTGACATGGCATCTGTCCTATTAGGTGTCAGACCGATTTCAAAAACTTCATCATTGGTCAGTTCAAAATAATCGGCAAAGTTTTTTCCTACTTCATATTTGGTTTCGTCTAAAACCATGATTCCACCGTGATCTTCACTTAATCCAAGCTCATCTTCTGCACAGATCATTCCCTGAGAAACCTCTCCTCTGATCTTTGCTTCCTTGATTTCGAAAAAGTTCCCGGTTTTATCATAAATTTTAGTTCCTACCACCGCTACAGGCACGGTCTGTCCGGCTTCCACATTAGGAGCACCGCACACGATGTTTAAAACTTTTCCGTTTCCTACATCCACCGTAGTTTTTTTCAGTTTGTCTGCATTCGGATGTTTCTCGCAGGTCAATACTTTTCCTACAACAATTCCTTCCAGACTGCCTTTTACACTTTCAAATTTTTCTATCCCTTCAACTTCAAGACCTATATCTGTAAGGAATTCTCCAATCCTTTCCGTTTTCAGTTCCGTTTTGACATAGTCTTTCAGCCAGTTGTTTGATATTTTCATTTGTTTATCGATCTACTAATTTTACCCGTCAAATGAAACCTTAGATTTCATTTACTCTATTTTGAACTTTTATTTGAAGATTCACGTAAATATTTACGTGAGTTTTCGCGCTACAAATGTCGTGTTTTTTTAAGAAACAGCGAAATTTAGAAGCGACTTTAATAGGATAAATTCCTTTGATTTGTTTTAATACCTGTCTGGCAGAACAATCTTCTTCCGTCACATCAAAACGCTTTTTCTTTGTGCCTGGCCCAGTCGAAAACTCAGTATCCTCTGAAATATTTCTTTTTCTCCATAAGATACTCCGTCTTACTTCCATTACCTGTTCTAAAAAGTGTTTTTATCGTCTTCATCAGCTTTTCTTCTGCAAGATTGGGAATATAACATACAAAATGCAGGTGGGGTCCGTTACTCCAGCCTGTATTCCCGCTTAATGCTATCACATCACCCTTTTTTACCTGATCACCGAGATTCACTTTAACTCCATTCTCCTTCAAATGATAATATTGGGCAAAGGTTCCGTCTGAGTGCATTATCGTAACATAATTTCCCTGATCTATGCAGCTTATTGTAGGGCATCCTGTATTATTGTGCTGAATAAAATCAGTTACGATTCCTTCTCTGGCAGCCGTAATTTCTGTGCCTTCCGGCATTTTAAAATCAAGGGAGTTTTCATTACGGTGCGAAAAAGCTCCATTATATCCCTGATGTACTGTGAAAGAATTACCTTTTTTAAACGGCAGATCGTACTTATAGTCCGAATCATAGGTATTCTGATTAACATTGCCGGTGTACATCGTATAGCCCGGCATTTTTTTTGCGCCCCACTTTTTTGTCTTATCCTTTACAACAAAATAGGCAATCCGGTTTTTGAATGACTGTGCTGGTATAACCTGTACTGCTTTAAAAACTTCGGGAGCTGTTGCATTTTCCAGTTCCGGTGTTCCGGAAAACACAAAAGACATGGGATAAACCTCCCGGTTGTCTGCATAATAAGCTACCATATCTCCCTTGCGTTCCTGATATACCTTGATATTTTTCTGTGAAAACATCTGGATAAACTGTAATCCTGCAATCAGGATCAATATTTTCTTCATGGTTTGTTTTATCAAAAAAAGAGACTGAAAATTCAGCCTCTTTTGAGTTTTTATGTATTTAAAATATTACAATCCGATCACCGGCATTGATAACATTAGAATATTTTCGCTTTCTTCAAGACCGTCAAGAGGCTCAATGATTCCCGGTCTGTTAGGCTGGGACATTTTCATGGTAATATCATCGGAACCTAAAATGGTAAGCATTTCTGTTAAGAACTTAGAACTGAACCCGATATTGATATCTTCTCCGTTGTAGTCGCAAGGAATCTGCATATCTGCTTTGTTGGCATATTCTGTATCTTCTGCATGAAGGTGAAGAATATTGGCAGAGAGCTTAAATCTAACCTGATTGGTTGACTTGTTGGACATGATTGATGCTCTTTTGATTGCTCCTAATAAAAGATTTCTGTTGATCGTCAGTATATTCGGATTTTCTTTAGGGATTACCGCAGTATAGTTAGGATATTTCCCGTCAATCAGTCTACAGATCCAAATATGTTTGCCAAAAGTAAACTTGGCCATATTCTCATTGAAATCGATGGTAACGTCTTCATTAGAGCTTGCCAGAATATTTTTGAAAATGTTGAGTGGTTTTTTCGGCATGATGAATTCCATTGGTTCAGGGTTCATCAGGTCAGATCTCTTGTATACTACCAGTCTGTGAGAGTCTGTAGATACAAAGTTGGTTTCGTTTTCACCAAACTGGAAAAGTACCCCGGTCATTACGGGACGAAGAGAATCGTTACTTGTTGCAAAAAGGGTATTGGTTAATGCTTCAGATAAAACACCTGCAGGCATGGTTACGCTTTGTGATGCATCAAATTCCGGCAGTTCAGGATAATCGTCTGCATTATCCAGTGCTACAGCGAAATTATCTTTTTCATCCAGGATCTCAAGCTGGCTTCCTGTACCTTCTGCATTGTCTTTTACAGCAAGCGTTAAAGGCTGCTCGCCATAGGTTTTGATAAAATCCTGGAAAATCTTAGCAGGAACGGCAAATTTCCCTGAATCATCAGACTTTACTTCTAAGGACGTTACAAGAGTTGTCTCGCCATCAGATGCTGTAATGGTAACATTATTTCCGTCTAATTCAAAAAGATAGTTTTCTAAAATCGGTCTCGACTGAGAACTTGATATTACGCCACTTACAGTTTGCAGAGCCTTCTGCAGTTCACCACTTGAAATAATAAATTTCATAGATTTAAAAATAATTTTTACAAATATAATAAATAGAAAATAGATTAAAAAAAATAATCCTGAGAGTTATTAACAACCATCAAAAGAATTTCCCAACTATTTCTATCTCAATTTTTTGATAAGGAAGACAATCCTCCGATGATAAATTTATGAATTATTTTTGATCAAATAATTATATTTGTCAAGAATATTTTCCCGATGCGAAAACCACCCGTCCATAAAAGTTTTTTTAACGCTTTCCGCGGTATTTTTTTAATGGTAAAAACGGAAAGGAATTTCCAAATTGAGCTTGTGGCTTTCTTCATCAATATTTTTCTGATCTTTTACTTACAGCTTTCTGCTACAGATGCCATTCTTATTCTTCTGGTCTGTTTTGTGGTTCTGAGCGCTGAAATCTTTAATACAGCCGTAGAAAAGCTTTGTGATATGGTTCAGCCTGATTTTGATAAAAGAATTGGTTTTATTAAAGATATTGCAGCAGGCGCGGTTCTTCTGACGAGTATTCTGGCAGTTGTTGCAGGAGTTATTATTTACAGAAAATATCTATTTCAATAAAAAAGTATTTCAAAACAGGGATATCTCCATTTGTACCTGCTCTTTCTGCAGGGTTCTGTATTATAAATATTTTTCGATGATTGGGATTGCTATTTCCGCCATAATTCCGTAGCCTTTTTCATTGGGATGAACACCGTCTGCCGACAGCAGAAATTCCTTATCTTCAAAAAAAGCAGTGTAAAAATCGATATAACCAAGCCCATGGTCTGACGCAATATCTCTGAGAATCCGATTGTACACAATAACTTCTTTATTGGTTCTCAATTTTCCTGAGTTTACTACTACTCCATCTATTTTCTGAGCAAAAGGAAGAATACTTACCAGGTAAATATCGGAAGAAAATTTTTTAGCTTCCTTAGCTGCAGCGATCATATTATTTTTGAATTTTTCATGTCCTACTACCTGCTT
This region of Chryseobacterium vaccae genomic DNA includes:
- a CDS encoding M23 family metallopeptidase; this translates as MKKILILIAGLQFIQMFSQKNIKVYQERKGDMVAYYADNREVYPMSFVFSGTPELENATAPEVFKAVQVIPAQSFKNRIAYFVVKDKTKKWGAKKMPGYTMYTGNVNQNTYDSDYKYDLPFKKGNSFTVHQGYNGAFSHRNENSLDFKMPEGTEITAAREGIVTDFIQHNNTGCPTISCIDQGNYVTIMHSDGTFAQYYHLKENGVKVNLGDQVKKGDVIALSGNTGWSNGPHLHFVCYIPNLAEEKLMKTIKTLFRTGNGSKTEYLMEKKKYFRGY
- a CDS encoding diacylglycerol kinase family protein; translated protein: MRKPPVHKSFFNAFRGIFLMVKTERNFQIELVAFFINIFLIFYLQLSATDAILILLVCFVVLSAEIFNTAVEKLCDMVQPDFDKRIGFIKDIAAGAVLLTSILAVVAGVIIYRKYLFQ
- the pheT gene encoding phenylalanine--tRNA ligase subunit beta — encoded protein: MKISNNWLKDYVKTELKTERIGEFLTDIGLEVEGIEKFESVKGSLEGIVVGKVLTCEKHPNADKLKKTTVDVGNGKVLNIVCGAPNVEAGQTVPVAVVGTKIYDKTGNFFEIKEAKIRGEVSQGMICAEDELGLSEDHGGIMVLDETKYEVGKNFADYFELTNDEVFEIGLTPNRTDAMSHYGVARDLYAFLSTNQQKSTFEKVSSVVLNGEGTHEFTLEVEDTALCPRYIGAVIEEVKVADSPAWLKDRLKAIGLSPINNIVDITNYILHGYGQPLHAFDADKIADKKVKVGVVKEGTKFKTLDGTERTLNGSEIMIKDGKDNPMCIAGVFGGAESGVSDATKTIFLESAYFNPVAVRKGAKFHGLNTDASFRFERGVDPNITRTAITHAIKMIQEIAGGKFVGELLEEYPKKIEDSYVIIRFSKIEQILGTKIHREKVKEILKALEIQVLNEIQNGLEISVPAYRADVTREIDVIEEILRIYGYNKIDAPQKISFTPVKLNANDQDELENSWARTLQGLGFNEVMNNSLTSVKDETDAVKLLNPLSGDLAFMRKSLLEGLLQNAVYNINRKNQDIKFFELGKIYHKRDKYEERKQLAILVSGRDAAENWLLPKSVVSFYNLKAYVKVLLEKLMVDYKETALSDERFSDALAYEVNGKTLVRIGKVAPTLLKDADVDQECFYAEIELELAQELRSKNTLKFKDIPKFNKIRRDLALLIDKNVNYQDLYQTAKKNKSPFIKNINLFDVYEGKNLPEGKKSYAMSFELLNEEKTLEEKEISEVMDSLIKAFQKEYNAELRS
- the dnaN gene encoding DNA polymerase III subunit beta, whose product is MKFIISSGELQKALQTVSGVISSSQSRPILENYLFELDGNNVTITASDGETTLVTSLEVKSDDSGKFAVPAKIFQDFIKTYGEQPLTLAVKDNAEGTGSQLEILDEKDNFAVALDNADDYPELPEFDASQSVTMPAGVLSEALTNTLFATSNDSLRPVMTGVLFQFGENETNFVSTDSHRLVVYKRSDLMNPEPMEFIMPKKPLNIFKNILASSNEDVTIDFNENMAKFTFGKHIWICRLIDGKYPNYTAVIPKENPNILTINRNLLLGAIKRASIMSNKSTNQVRFKLSANILHLHAEDTEYANKADMQIPCDYNGEDINIGFSSKFLTEMLTILGSDDITMKMSQPNRPGIIEPLDGLEESENILMLSMPVIGL
- a CDS encoding SGNH/GDSL hydrolase family protein: MKKIVYGLFFGDSITYGEYDGVFGGWVDILKRYALQQFHEGNGDELILFNLGIGGETTEGLLKRMPHELSARNSADGNIVFLGYGANDLAIKDNKQVVGHEKFKNNMIAAAKEAKKFSSDIYLVSILPFAQKIDGVVVNSGKLRTNKEVIVYNRILRDIASDHGLGYIDFYTAFFEDKEFLLSADGVHPNEKGYGIMAEIAIPIIEKYL
- a CDS encoding META domain-containing protein, coding for MKNLFLSICAAAVLASCGAATSASASKVGKAQPSLENTKWTLADNVKGKIPTLNFEGEKINGNAGCNNYFGTAKIESSTGTFSAGQLGSTKMMCNSMSVEQNFMDMVGKANKYVISGNTLELYKDNLLLLKFNKTE